AAGACCCAAAGTCAGTTTTTTACTGAATTTGAATCTTCCCACAATAGATAAATGATCGTCGATTAAATTCTTCACCAATTTTTATTTGACAAAGAACCTAATTTCGGTCATTCCGGAAACATTAATAACCGATGATATGATAGCCGGAATCGACATGTAGATTTTCACCAGTGACACCGCTCGCGAGGTCGCTCAGTAAAAATACAGCGGCTTTACCGACTTCTTCTGGATTCGTCGTTCTTCTTAAAGGTGCTTTTTCTTCAATAACTTTGAGGTTTTCATTAAAGCCTGCGATTCCTTTCGCTGCAAGCGTACGAATCGGTCCAGCAGAAATAGAATTCACACGAATGCCATGCTGTCCAAAGTCGTTGGCAAGGTATTTAACGCTTGCATCGAGGGAGGCTTTGGCGACACCCATAATGTTATAGTTTTTAACAACTCTTTCCCCGCCCAAGTAAGTAAGTGTTAGGATTGAGCCGCCTTCTTTTAGAAGTGGCTTGACAGCCTTAGAAACAGCCACTAAAGAGAATGCACTAATATCATGTGCAAGTTGGAAACCATCACGGCTTGTATCTGAGAAGTCACCTGTTAACTCTTCTCTTTTCGCGAAAGCGATACAGTGTGCTAAACCGTCAACAACCGAATATTGTTCGGCAATCGTTCCAAAAGCGTTATCAATGCTTTCATCGCTTGTTACATCACACTCTACAAGTAATGTATTTTCTTGATTTAACTCAGGGATTAGTCGTTCAACTTCTCTTTTTAGACGTTCACCTTGGTAAGTGAAGATTAAATTAGCTCCTGCTTCGTTTAGGGCTTTAGCGATCCCCCAGGCAATGCTTCGTTTATTCGCTACACCCATAATTATAAAGTTTTTTCCAGTTAATAGATTATTCATGCATAGTACCTCGCTTGTTTGTTTTTGTTATGAATAGAATTATTCTTAATCGAAGTGCGTATTGAATTGAAAACGTGCTTTTTATAATGTGAAAAATAAAAAGATCAATTAAAGAATTAACTCAAGTTCTCAATTTAATCATAATTGAAATGTTAGTTTAAGTCGAGCGTAAAACATTTTCACTGCAAAACCAATTATAAAGGTTGTTTTCGAGTTTCTAATTTCGTAGTTATTTACATGAGAAGATTTCAAGAATGTTTGTTGGGAGAATTATGATGAAAATATGGTAAAGTACCACTTTACGAGAGGGGAGAGCGTATACCTTTTGGATGTTAATCTTGGTGAAGATGGTGATGAATACAACAAAAATAACCCATCCTTGAGTTAGAGGCTCAATATGGATGGGTTATTCCACCTTATTTATGCCGATCCCTTGGTGGGACCTGCTATTACATTTGGCCGTTTCGATAAAACAGTATCGAGGCGGTCTTTTTTATACTAGTCTTTATATACTTTTATTATACGTTTGATTGACAACCGGATTATATTATTGTGTTTTTCGCAATTAAATATGATGTTACTAGGATAAACAATTTGGGATTAAGGACATTGTAAGGTTTTTCATTAAAAAATGCGCTTTTTCACGTGATAGAACAATTGTTCTCTGCAACAGAAAGTAGAAGCATGCTAGAATTTTGTCAGTAAAGAAAGTGATGCCGTATGAAACAATTATCGGGTTGTGACAATCGCTGTTATTTCAACATTGATTTTCGGTGTGTTCCAATTTTGGGGATAAGTATAAAGGGATAGGAGCGGGATAAACATGAAGATCGTCATTGCGCCTGATTCATTTAAAGAAAGTCTGACAGCGAAAGAAGTTGCAGAAGCCATTGAAAGAGGCATGAAACGGGTGATTTCTGATGCTGAATATGTAAAAGTACCGATGGCCGATGGAGGAGAAGGAACTGTCCAGTCGCTTGTCGATGCGACGGGCGGTGAAATTATTCGTAAACAGGTTACGGGGCCGCTAGGAGAGCCAGTTGAGAGTTTCTTTGGCATTTTAGGCAATAAACGGACCGCTGTTATCGAGATGGCGGCAGCTTCTGGCTTACATTTGGTGCCGAACGGGAATCGAAATCCGCTTCTCACAACGACGAGAGGAACGGGAGAGTTGATTGCCGCCGCTTTAGATTATGGGGTGGACCATATTATCATCGGACTTGGCGGAAGCGCCACGAATGATGGCGGTGCGGGAATGGCGCAAGTTCTCGGTGCCCAGCTTCTTGACATTGATGGCAAGGAAATCGGTCCGGGCGGCGGTTCACTGCATGAATTGGCGATGATTGATCCCGTTCAATTGGATCCAAGGTTGGAACATGTGAAAATAGAAATTGCTTGTGATGTGGACAACCCGCTTACGGGAGAAAAAGGTGCATCAGCCATTTTCGGTCCACAAAAAGGTGCTACTCCGGAGATGGTCAGCCAGTTGGATCAGAATCTCCATCATTTCGCAACCATCATTGAACGTGATCTCGGGAAAAGTATTAGGGATCTTGCTGGTGCTGGTGCAGCGGGGGGGCTGGGTGGTGGATTGCTCGCTTTTTTACCTTCCGAACTGAAGCGAGGAGTAGACATCGTCATAGAAGCAACCGGTCTCGTCCAAGCCGTACAAGATGCGGATCTTGTCATTACGGGAGAAGGAAGAATCGATGCACAAACAATTTTTGGAAAAACACCAATGGGCGTCGCCAAAACGGCGAAGCGATTCGGCGTGCCAGTGATTGGGCTGGCAGGAAGCTTGTCAGCTGATAGCGATATTGTTCATGATTATGGCATGGACGCGGTTTTCAGCATCGTGCCGGGCGCCGTTACATTGGAAGATGCATTAGAGCATGCAGCCGATTATGCGGAAAGAATGGCTGCCAATATAGCGACTGTATGGAAAATGGGGAAATAGTATTCGAGCTGTTGGCGCTTTCAGTTGTATACAGACCTTACGGGTAATGCCGTAAGGTCTTTCTTTAATTAACGATATTCCCAATTAATTAGTCACTATTGTTTTTGGACAATTAGAACCTTTGTTTGTATAATTGAGTATGTAAGATGTTATTTTTGTTTTACTTAAATAAATCTCTTTTAGCATGACACGAGAAAGGAGTAATGTCTATGCCAAGAAATCCAGGAATGACAGACGAAGTAATTATTCGGATGTATAAAAGTGGAATGCCATTTAAGGAAATGGTTGCAATTGTCGGGATTTCGGATCGTGCTATCCGTAATGTTATGTACAAGCATAATATACCTATGAATCGAGAGCAGTATTCCGGGCAACCAAGAAAGAATCAAGTTAATGAAGACTACTTTAAGACTTGGTCACATGAAATGGCTTGGGTATTAGGTTTGTTTGTTACAGATGGCCAAATGCACAAGAAAACGCATACTATATACTTTGCACAAAAGGAAGAAAGAATCCTTCGATTAATTGCAAATTATATGCAGGCAGACTATATATTAGCACCTAGCGCGCCTACAAGATCTACACCTATGCTTATTATTAACTCTAAAGTAATTAAAAAAGATTTAGAGGAATTAGGCATAACTCCTAATAAATCATTAACGCTAGCATTTCCGGCAGTTCCAAAAGAGTACTTAGCTTCCTTTATCAGAGGTGTAATAGATGGTGATGGCTGGGTACAAAACACTGGTTATGTAATGAATATAACTTCTGCTAGTCAATCCTTTGCTGAAGGACTTCATACCGTCTTCCGAACCTGGAATTTGCGAACTGAAATTACAACTTCTACTACTCAAACAGGAAAGGCAATTTACAGAATTTGGATTAAAGGCAAAGAGGAACTCCCTAAACTTGCTAAAATCATCTATAAACATGCACATAATAATGATTATATTTTATCTAAAAGAGAACGTATGGAACAACGATTAAATATTTTTAATAATTAGCTTGGGGGCAACATTATTGTGGAAAATGATAGACGGGAAACTAATTCAAACAGTAGACGTATCCCGAATAAAATTTAGAACTAATATTAGTAAATCCATTCTAAAAGAATTAACGGTTATCGCAAAAGAAAACAGAACGCATGTTAACTATTTATTGGAGAACGGAATTATAAACGTGTTAATAAAAGGGAGTATTTCTTATAACAAGGATTTAAGACCAAAAGATCGAGTCCAATATAAAACAACTTATGACAAAGAGTTATTAGAGAGCTTGAGATGGTTTGCTAAAGAAAAGAATTTGTTTATAAATGATGTAATTGAGTATGGCGTCCAATTTATTAATATTAATGATGTTAAAAACAAAAATTATCGATACAGGATAGAGCAGAAGGAGTGATATTAACATATCACTCTATACATCACAGAACGCCCCCGTCATAATATATATTATCGGAAGTTACGTTTCATTGATAAGTATACTTATAACATTGAGATATTTTGTGTTTTTATAGGATTTATTGATTTTATCCTTATAGATCACATACTGTTAAGTTTCTAAGGCTTTATCAACAGATTACTTTTTGGCTAAGATAAATCCAATCACTCAAGATTCATTCGAAAATACTTCAAAACAGTTTCCTAGTTATCGACTTGCTGGCATCTTCATCTTAAGCTGTGTGAAATTAAAACAAGTTCTAACGTTTTTCAGTGTTAGAACTTGACTACAATTAATACTTCATTTTGTTAAATAATTAATACATAAATATATACGATATCTTGTGATTTACTACTCATTCATACCGTACTCCACATTCTACAACAACCTAAAGATTAAAATAAGAATTACTTACTCAACAATACTTAAATGTTCATAATCGTTCATCCTTCTTCACTTGGCGATACTAATCATATTATCCCCCACTTCATCTAACCTGTCATGCTCTTCAGTCGACCTTTCTCTAACTGTAACACTTTCATTTTAACCGATTCGTCATCGCCATCTTCATATTCATTTAAAGCGAGCGATCCAACTTCGGATTCTCTGGCATATAAATCAAATAAGCCGGCTTTCTGACCTAATAACTCCAGCATACTCGCGTCGATGCTATTTTCCGTTAAAAGACGATATACTACGACATTTCTTGATTGCCCCATTCGATAAGCGCGACTAATTGCTTGTTCTTCAATTGAGGGTTTCCACTGCGGTTCACATAAAATGACGACATTAGCCGCTTGAATATTTAAACCGACGCCGCCTGCAGTAATTTGGCTTAGTAAGACAGACCCGGGCTTCGCTTTCGTAAACTCATCGATAATCTCTTGCCTCCTATGATTTGGTACGTCCCCGGTAATTGCTTCAAAGGTTCTGCCGTCTAAATGACTTTGCACAGTCCGTATGACGTCTCTAAAAAACGAGAATACTAACACTTTATGGCCATTCTCATGCGCTTCTTCACATATATCTAATAACTTTTGGAGTTTCGGTGATTTTTCAGGAGTTCCGCCTAGCCATGCAGCCCGCCGCATTAACATTAACTGCCCAGCACTAACTAACTGCTCGTTCGTAACGTTCTTGTTCATTTTCCCCAAAATCCATCCATTGCGGAATGATTTCAAGTTCCGGAAGTTCTTTTAAAACTTCTTTTCGATTTCTTCGTAAATAAACAGGTGCAATCGTCTTTTTAAATTCATTTGGGTGCAGTAAATGTAATTCATTTGATAACATCTCCGCGATATTAGGTTGTAATACCGCTATTAACTGCTTCATTTCTTCCAAACGATTTTCAAGCGGTGTCCCGCTCATAAACAACGCATAATCTGCAATGCTTGCTAATTGGTAAACACTTTTCGATCGTTTCGCTTCTGGGTTTTTAATATAATGTGCTTCGTCTACTATCAGCGCATTGATTGTTATACTCTTCATGTCTAAGTGAAAAGTATGCTCATATGTTGTTAATAAAACGCCTTTTTCCTTCTGCCATGCTGTAAACGCCGATTCCCGCTGATTTCCGTGAAAAAAAATGTTTTTAAATCAGAATGTTGTTCAATTTCACGTTTCCAATTCGCTAACACACTTAAAGGACAAACAACGATTGAATACTTTGCATCATTTTCGAATAAATGATTAATAAGTGCCAACGCTTGAATCGTTTTCCCAAGCCCCATTTCATCACCTAGTAAAGTACGTTTATAATGCAAAGCATATTTTGCCCCAAACATTTGATACTGACGTAAGTCTAATTTCAATCCTGTTGTATCTAATGGTAACGTTTGAATTTCTTCAACAATTTCGTTCGACAAAAAATCATCTGTAATCGTAGAAGCATCAAATCCTATTACTTTTTCAATTTCAGTATAATAGGATGCGTTTTTTTCAATAAAATGATTCGTTAGAATGTCATGAGAAACTGTAAACTGATGAATTTGCATCAACTGTTTTCTTGCTTTGTGTAAAGTGTCTTGATGCATTTTTTCATTTAATCTATTCATCGCATCGTTTATTTTCTCTTTTTCATTTTTAGTTTGGAAAAGACTCCCCCAAAAACCTCTTTTTCTCTTTGCTATTGCAAACTTACTTTCAACCTTCGTCCAATGTCTCTATTGTAACTCTCAAAGACTCAACTGCTTCTGAAAGTTTCCATTTGCGATAAATGCTTTCTATTAGCAATAAATCTTCTTTTGAAAGATGATCGGATTAAGTTTAGGTGTTGCTGCTTCATAGACAGATGTTACTTTTTTCGACACAGCTTCATAAATTGCTTGCGCACTTACTTCACCGATACCATTGATCATTCTCAAGTCTTCTATGCTT
This window of the Sporosarcina ureilytica genome carries:
- the fabI gene encoding enoyl-ACP reductase FabI gives rise to the protein MNNLLTGKNFIIMGVANKRSIAWGIAKALNEAGANLIFTYQGERLKREVERLIPELNQENTLLVECDVTSDESIDNAFGTIAEQYSVVDGLAHCIAFAKREELTGDFSDTSRDGFQLAHDISAFSLVAVSKAVKPLLKEGGSILTLTYLGGERVVKNYNIMGVAKASLDASVKYLANDFGQHGIRVNSISAGPIRTLAAKGIAGFNENLKVIEEKAPLRRTTNPEEVGKAAVFLLSDLASGVTGENLHVDSGYHIIGY
- a CDS encoding glycerate kinase, with the protein product MKIVIAPDSFKESLTAKEVAEAIERGMKRVISDAEYVKVPMADGGEGTVQSLVDATGGEIIRKQVTGPLGEPVESFFGILGNKRTAVIEMAAASGLHLVPNGNRNPLLTTTRGTGELIAAALDYGVDHIIIGLGGSATNDGGAGMAQVLGAQLLDIDGKEIGPGGGSLHELAMIDPVQLDPRLEHVKIEIACDVDNPLTGEKGASAIFGPQKGATPEMVSQLDQNLHHFATIIERDLGKSIRDLAGAGAAGGLGGGLLAFLPSELKRGVDIVIEATGLVQAVQDADLVITGEGRIDAQTIFGKTPMGVAKTAKRFGVPVIGLAGSLSADSDIVHDYGMDAVFSIVPGAVTLEDALEHAADYAERMAANIATVWKMGK
- a CDS encoding LAGLIDADG family homing endonuclease translates to MPRNPGMTDEVIIRMYKSGMPFKEMVAIVGISDRAIRNVMYKHNIPMNREQYSGQPRKNQVNEDYFKTWSHEMAWVLGLFVTDGQMHKKTHTIYFAQKEERILRLIANYMQADYILAPSAPTRSTPMLIINSKVIKKDLEELGITPNKSLTLAFPAVPKEYLASFIRGVIDGDGWVQNTGYVMNITSASQSFAEGLHTVFRTWNLRTEITTSTTQTGKAIYRIWIKGKEELPKLAKIIYKHAHNNDYILSKRERMEQRLNIFNN
- a CDS encoding rRNA methyltransferase; translation: MIDGKLIQTVDVSRIKFRTNISKSILKELTVIAKENRTHVNYLLENGIINVLIKGSISYNKDLRPKDRVQYKTTYDKELLESLRWFAKEKNLFINDVIEYGVQFININDVKNKNYRYRIEQKE
- a CDS encoding C-terminal helicase domain-containing protein, with amino-acid sequence MNKNVTNEQLVSAGQLMLMRRAAWLGGTPEKSPKLQKLLDICEEAHENGHKVLVFSFFRDVIRTVQSHLDGRTFEAITGDVPNHRRQEIIDEFTKAKPGSVLLSQITAGGVGLNIQAANVVILCEPQWKPSIEEQAISRAYRMGQSRNVVVYRLLTENSIDASMLELLGQKAGLFDLYARESEVGSLALNEYEDGDDESVKMKVLQLEKGRLKSMTG